The Candidatus Thermokryptus mobilis nucleotide sequence AAGCGCAAAAACAGCAGCGTTTTGAAAAGCGCCTCCCGCAAAAAGATCGTATAGTGCAAAAAGTGAATTTTGTGATTGACTCCTTATCACCTCGGCGAGAAGCGATGCATCAACACCAGGCAAAGTTATATGGGCTCCGACTCTGACAACCGCAAGCAAAGCAATAGTAAAGAGAATCCTATCACGAAGCTCCTCAATCTTGAAGATGTTTCTGAGATTTTCAACTAATTTACTCATAGTTTCAACGCCTTGCCTCCTATTGCTTGTATCTTTTGTAATGCTGATTTACTGAAAGCGTGCGCTGAAATTTCAAGAGCAACTTTTAATTCTCCATCACCAAGTATCTTAACCGGAAGCGTTCTCTTTGAAACAGCTCCAACTTCATAAAGCAACTCTGGCGTAACCTTCGCATCGGGCGAAATTTTACCTTTGTCCACCAACTCCTGAAGACGACCTAGATTCACCACTTGGTACTCAACTTTAAATGGATTTCTAAAACCTCTCTTTGGTATCCTCCTTATAAGTGGCATTTGACCGCCTTCAAACCAAGCGGGTATGCTAGCACCAGACCTTGACTTTTGCCCTTTATGTCCACGAGTTGATGTACCTCCGTGCCCAGAACCTTGTCCCCTTCCGATCCTTTTCTCTTTTTTCCTTGAACCGGGTGCTGGCTTTAAATTGCTCAAGATATTAGGCATTTTCTCCTCCGTCTTCTATTTCTTCTACAACTACAAGATGTTTAACCTTATTTATCATACCACGAATCACAGGCGAATCATAATGAATCACCGTTTTGTGCGGTTTACCAAGTCCAAGTGCCCTTATAGTCCTGCGCTGTTTCTCTGGAGTTCCGATTATACTTCTCACTTGTGTGATTTTAAGTTTTTTCGCCATCTTGCAAAACTCAGTTTAAATTTTTACAAGTGAATCAGATTCAAAAAGCTCTTTTAATGTCATACCTCTTTTTCTTGCCATCGTGTGAGCGTCAATCATACTGCTCAAAGCCTTGAGAGTTGCTTTTGTAGTGTTGTGCGGATTTGTCGAGCCGAAACATTTAGTTAAAACATTTTGCACACCCGCAAGTTCAAGCACTGCTCTTACGGCTCCACCAGCGATTATACCAGTTCCCGGAGCAGCCGGCTTAATTAGAACTTTTGATGCGCCAAATTTCGCAACTATCTCATGAGGAACAGTCCCATTTACAATTGGAACTTCAATTATATTTTTCTTCGCATTTTCGCTCGCCTTTTGGATAGCATCAGTAACCTCACGCCCCTTACCAAGCCCAACACCCACATGTCCATTTTTATCTCCAACAACAACAATAGCACTAAAACGGATTCTCTTACCACCTTTAACGACTTTCGCAGTCCTATTAATTGCAACAAGCTTTTCCTTTAAACCTTCAAGCTCCGATGGTTTAACTTTTTTTACCTTCGGCAATTTCCCAATTTCAATTTTGTTTTAAAATATCAAACCACCTTCACGAGCTGCTTCAGCAAGCGCTTTAACTCGCCCGTGATATTTATAACCATTTCTGTCAAAAACAACTTTAGTAATTCCTTTCTCAAGCGCCTTTTTCGCAAGAGCTAAACCAACAATTCTGCTAACCTCTGTCTTTGTCTTCACCTCTTTAACCTTATCTCTTATCTCCTTTGACAAACTTGACATTGCAACAAGCGTATGACCCTTCGTATCGTCAATTATTTGCGCATAAATATGTTTTAAACTCCTATAAACCGACAATCTTGGTCTTTCTGGTGTCCCGAAAATTTTTGACCTAACACGCTTGCGAATTTTCTCCCTGCGAATCTTCTTCTTTTCAAATTCTCGCTTTATCATCTGTTAAATTTAACCAATTTTATTTTAAATTCCGAACGAGGTTACGCCCTGAAAAGGACCCGCCTCGTTCATCAAACTACTTACCAGCTGACTTTCCTGCCTTCATTCTTATAACTTCGCCCTCGTAGCGAATCCCTTTGCCTTTGTATGGCTCAGGGGGTCTGAAAGAACGAATTTTCGCCGCAACCTGCCCAACAAGTTGCTTGTCAATACCACTTACAACTATATTCGTCGGCTGCGGAACCTCAACCTTCACACCATCAGGTGGAATAAAAATTATCGGATGGGAATAACCCAGATAAAGAACCAACGCCTTCCCTTTCAACTCAGCCCTGTATCCAATGCCGACTATCTCAAGCTTTTTAGTATAACCTTCCGTGACCCCAACAATCATATTATTTATCAACGATCTCCACAATCCATGAAGCGCCTTATCAATTCTCGTATCGCTTTTCCTCTTAACCAAAATTTGATCAGAACTAATTTCAACCTCTATCCTCGGATGAACTTGAGCTGTAAGCTCACCTTTGGGACCTGAAACCTTTATAACGCCATTGCTTTTTTCAACCTTGACACCTTTAGGTATCGGTATCGGCTTCCTACCAACTCTTGACATTTTCTTAACCGAAAATTTATTTTAAACCAAAACTTAAGATTTCCCATATCACAGCTACAACTACCGCTGTATATGCGATTGTTGTCCCGACCATCCGCCTGATTAAACTTACCTTTGAACTTTCTATCCTATCTATCAACCCGTTTCTCAAAGCCTCATTCTCATCTTTCAATCCACCCCTTGAAGATTCAATCTCACTTCTCACAAATTCAATTCTTCCTATTAAATCACTCTTTGTCATTTCCATTCTCTCAATCATCTCGCTACGCAAAGTTCCGATTTTCTCCATCAAATCTGTTTTATCCCTTTCCGTCTTTTCATATAAAATTTCTCTGACATCGCTTATCACTCCATCATATAAACCTTCAAGTCGCGAGACCCTTTCTGCTAATTCTTCAAGTGTAGTTGACATTGAAATTTCTCACTTGTTTTTACTTTTCACCAAACATAACATATAACTTCTCCGCCGACTCTCTCCTTCCTCGCACGCCTATCGGTCATAACTCCTTTTGAGGTTGACAGAATAGCAATCCCGAGTCCATTCAAAACCCTCGGAATTTCCTCAACACCAACATAAATCCTTCTTCCCGGTTTACTAACGCGGACAAGGTTCGTAATTGCTGGCTCACCGTCCTCTGCGTACTTCAAATAAATCCGCAAAATTCCTTGTTTCCCATCTTCAATAACCTCATATCCATTTATAAACTTTTGCTCAAGCAAAATCTGAGCTATCGCTCTCTTAAGCTTTGAAGAAGGGGCTTCAACAACCTTATGTCTTGCTCTAACAGCATTTCTAATTCTCGTCAGGAAATCCGCAATTGGATCTGTCATCATAGATTCCTTAAACTGTTAATTTTTACCAACTTGCTTTTCTAACGCCAGGGATTTTCCCCTCAAGCGCTAATTTTCTAAAACAAATCCTGCAAAGCCCGAACTTTCTGTAATAACCTCTAGGTCTTCCACAAATTGAACAACGATTTCTTTTTCTCACCTTATACTTCGGTTCTCTTTTCGCCTTTTGAATTGATGCCTTGCGTGCCAAATTAATCTCTTTAAATTTTGTTTTTATGCAACCGCTTTCTCTTCAACAACAACTTCCCGTTTCCTAAACGGCATACCAAACAATCTCAACAGCTCATACGCCTCTTCATCTGTTTTCGCAGTCGTAACAATAGTAATATCCATTCCGAAAATCCTCTCAACTTCATCAACATTTATTTCAGGGAAAATTATATGTTCCTTAATCCCAAGGGTATAATTCCCTCTCCCATCAAACGATTTATCCGACAAACCGCGAAAATCCCTTATCCTCGGAATAGCTGCATTTATCAATCTATCAAGGAACTCATACATACGCTCGCGCCTCAAAGTTACCTTGCATCCAATAGCCATACCAGCTCTTAACTTAAAGTTTGAAATTGACTTCTTTGCTCTTCTTATAACTGGCTGTTGTCCGGTTATCTTCGCTAACTCTTTCATCGCCATCTCAAGCAATTTCGGGTCCTGGGTTGCTTGACCAACTCCCATATTGACAACAATTTTAACAAGGCGAGGAACTTGCATCACACTCTTATAGCCAAACTTCTTCATCATCTCAGGTATTATGACATCACGATACAATTTCTTCAACCTCGGGACAACTTTTTCCTGAGTTTCCTCAACTTCTTGTATTTCTTGCTCTTGTTTTTTCTTTTTTTCCTTTGCCATCTTTCAAAATCCTAAATTTTTTAATTAAAACATTTCACCACACTTTTTACAAACTCTCATCTTTGCCTTTTTACCGTCACTTGAGACAAGTTTTGTATGACCAACCCTTGTCGCCTGACCGCACTTTGGACATACAAGCATCACATTTGAAACATGAATTGGTGCCTCCATTTCAATTATTCCACCCTGCGGATATTTCGGCGACTTTCGCACATGCTTTTTAACAATGTTCACACCCTCAACAAGGACTCTTTCCCTTTCGGGGAAAACTTTTAAAACTTTACCAATTTTACCCTTGTAATTTCCAGCGATTACTTTTACAACATCGTTTTTCTTAATGTTCATCCTCTCCCAAAAATTAAATTTTTATATGACTTCAGGTGCAAGCGAAATAATTTTCATAAACTGCTTCTCCCTTAACTCCCTCGCAACGGGTCCGAAAATTCTTGTTCCTCTCGGCTCACCATATTTGTCAAGTAAAACAACAGCGTTTTCATCAAATCTGACATATGAGCCATCCTTTCTTCTTATTTCCTTTTTTGTACGAACGACGACAGCCCTTGTCACTTCTCCTTTTTTAATTGGCGCTCCTGGGATTGCGCTCTTGACTGAGACAACTATTATGTCTCCAACCGTTGCTGTTAATCTTTGATGTTGACCTATAATTCCGATGCAACGGACCTTCTTAGCGCCTGAATTATCCGCCACCACAAGGTCAGTTTCTCTT carries:
- the rplX gene encoding 50S ribosomal protein L24, whose product is MNIKKNDVVKVIAGNYKGKIGKVLKVFPERERVLVEGVNIVKKHVRKSPKYPQGGIIEMEAPIHVSNVMLVCPKCGQATRVGHTKLVSSDGKKAKMRVCKKCGEMF
- a CDS encoding type Z 30S ribosomal protein S14 — encoded protein: MARKASIQKAKREPKYKVRKRNRCSICGRPRGYYRKFGLCRICFRKLALEGKIPGVRKASW
- the rpsH gene encoding 30S ribosomal protein S8 — its product is MMTDPIADFLTRIRNAVRARHKVVEAPSSKLKRAIAQILLEQKFINGYEVIEDGKQGILRIYLKYAEDGEPAITNLVRVSKPGRRIYVGVEEIPRVLNGLGIAILSTSKGVMTDRRARKERVGGEVICYVW
- the rplE gene encoding 50S ribosomal protein L5, with amino-acid sequence MAKEKKKKQEQEIQEVEETQEKVVPRLKKLYRDVIIPEMMKKFGYKSVMQVPRLVKIVVNMGVGQATQDPKLLEMAMKELAKITGQQPVIRRAKKSISNFKLRAGMAIGCKVTLRRERMYEFLDRLINAAIPRIRDFRGLSDKSFDGRGNYTLGIKEHIIFPEINVDEVERIFGMDITIVTTAKTDEEAYELLRLFGMPFRKREVVVEEKAVA
- the rplO gene encoding 50S ribosomal protein L15 gives rise to the protein MPNILSNLKPAPGSRKKEKRIGRGQGSGHGGTSTRGHKGQKSRSGASIPAWFEGGQMPLIRRIPKRGFRNPFKVEYQVVNLGRLQELVDKGKISPDAKVTPELLYEVGAVSKRTLPVKILGDGELKVALEISAHAFSKSALQKIQAIGGKALKL
- the rpmD gene encoding 50S ribosomal protein L30, with the translated sequence MAKKLKITQVRSIIGTPEKQRRTIRALGLGKPHKTVIHYDSPVIRGMINKVKHLVVVEEIEDGGENA
- the rplN gene encoding 50S ribosomal protein L14 codes for the protein MIRRETDLVVADNSGAKKVRCIGIIGQHQRLTATVGDIIVVSVKSAIPGAPIKKGEVTRAVVVRTKKEIRRKDGSYVRFDENAVVLLDKYGEPRGTRIFGPVARELREKQFMKIISLAPEVI
- the rpsE gene encoding 30S ribosomal protein S5, with product MPKVKKVKPSELEGLKEKLVAINRTAKVVKGGKRIRFSAIVVVGDKNGHVGVGLGKGREVTDAIQKASENAKKNIIEVPIVNGTVPHEIVAKFGASKVLIKPAAPGTGIIAGGAVRAVLELAGVQNVLTKCFGSTNPHNTTKATLKALSSMIDAHTMARKRGMTLKELFESDSLVKI
- the rplR gene encoding 50S ribosomal protein L18; translation: MIKREFEKKKIRREKIRKRVRSKIFGTPERPRLSVYRSLKHIYAQIIDDTKGHTLVAMSSLSKEIRDKVKEVKTKTEVSRIVGLALAKKALEKGITKVVFDRNGYKYHGRVKALAEAAREGGLIF
- the rplF gene encoding 50S ribosomal protein L6; amino-acid sequence: MSRVGRKPIPIPKGVKVEKSNGVIKVSGPKGELTAQVHPRIEVEISSDQILVKRKSDTRIDKALHGLWRSLINNMIVGVTEGYTKKLEIVGIGYRAELKGKALVLYLGYSHPIIFIPPDGVKVEVPQPTNIVVSGIDKQLVGQVAAKIRSFRPPEPYKGKGIRYEGEVIRMKAGKSAGK